The genomic window CCCATACGCTGCGGGTACCAGGTATGCTCCACCTTCCAGCCAAGCTTACCGGCAAGCAGTTCGGCAATCCGGTTCTCGAAGCCACGGCCTTCCCTGTTCGACAGTGGCAGGTTGTTGGGGTCTTGGCAGACGCGCAGCACCTTGTCCCTGTCGTAACGATCGTCTGGACTGCCTGTCGCTGCAGGTGCGGGCGCCTGTGCCGCAGCACTGCCCAGCGCCAGGGCAAACAGCAAGCCTGCTGCCGCGCGTGCCGGCATGGCACCTAGCCTGCTATTGCCATCGCGTTGCATGGCTCATTTCTCCATGCTCTCGACCCGCCCCGGCTTGATCGCGCCGTCCGAGCGGCCCTTCAGATAAGCATAGAGATTGTCGATGTTCTGCGTGACCTGTTCGGAGCCGCCGAAGTTGGGCATGCCCTTGTCGACGCGGCCATTCAGCACGGTGTCCTTGAACTGGTCCTTCGACAGCACCTTCAGGCTGTCGATCAGGGACGGGCCGACCATGCCTTCCTGGTTGGCGCCATGGCAGCGTTCGCATGCCATCGCGCGCCAGGTGCGCCAGCCCTTCAGGGTATTGGCGTCGACCTTGTTGCCGTCGACCACGGTATAGAGTTTTGCACCATCAGCCGGTTTGGCCCCGTCGGCCTGCGCCTGGACCTGAGAAGCAAGCAGGCCGGCTAGGCCCGCGATCACTACTGCGACTGCTGTAACACGCAACCTCATCAATATCTCCTTGTCGGGGAAGACCGGCAACGAACCGCGCCGGCCTTCCCTCGTTTTTTGTAAAGCGCCGGCCCATGCATGCGGCCGGCGTCATGCCTTACGACTTGCCCGGCAGGGTGAACA from Noviherbaspirillum sp. L7-7A includes these protein-coding regions:
- a CDS encoding cytochrome c, coding for MRLRVTAVAVVIAGLAGLLASQVQAQADGAKPADGAKLYTVVDGNKVDANTLKGWRTWRAMACERCHGANQEGMVGPSLIDSLKVLSKDQFKDTVLNGRVDKGMPNFGGSEQVTQNIDNLYAYLKGRSDGAIKPGRVESMEK